A segment of the Zingiber officinale cultivar Zhangliang chromosome 8B, Zo_v1.1, whole genome shotgun sequence genome:
gATCCATATATGTTGGAGCGGTTTTAACAGTTTCTTGCTTCACAACGCTCTAccatgtcagcttcctctcatataggtgTGTCATTGTCTTGTATTTTAGGTATATCTTTATCCTTATGAATTTTAGACTCTGGTACGctccatcatatgtcatctaatttatcatcttttatttctttttctccccattcatctatatctattgtgactgttGATGGcactcctatgtcattagtaggtgttggttcaattgttacatcttgtttatctcttactgatatttattatattccgagtcttactttaaatcttgtttctattagtcaattatgtgagtctagATACCTAGTCTCATttttttcatccaattgttatATTCAAGACCCATAATCTCATAGACTGATTAGGATAGGTCATaggcaaggaggactctatgttttagatcaactcaaagtaccagaagttgtaggttcgagtgtggatttatcatcttttcatctgaatcgttcatcttctaatttttatttatgacactctcgttTAGGTCGTGTTTCAACATCCCGTTTGTATTTGTTAGCTTCTTTAGGAGTATTAGGATctttaaaaagttctgatattttttattatagtgGTTATAAACTGGACAAATTTTCtaccttaccattttctaaaagtctttcattttcttttgctccatttgatcttatccattctgatgtgtggggacTCTCCTATTCCTATAAAAGGGGGGTCAAGTTATTATGTTTCGTTTATTGATGAGTGCACTCATTACActtgggtctatcttatgaaacacatgttagtattagccctagtaccaattataagatgattgtaaagggcatattttgtatcatatatcactattaataaaaaggcaaaattggttattatatttattgcagttcagtgtcgattgaataaatataataatgtccttgggtagtaggttcttatctacaatatatcaattggttgaattgatagtgagatattgtaaagaacactactcttaactattcctagtcgagcattaatatacaaggacaatattaatgcattaagactagcatgtaggtcaacggatgacttgatctcacaagtcatggatatgagatagcaggttgacacatgggtatatattagagaatatatactgaatgacccacaatgagaatgttttatggatcgtcgtatgagtgtcataaatattctcatgtgactattgctatgaatagtccttagacctaaagtactacagttccctacataaggagttgtatactttagtatcgtcaaatgtcacctgtaatagggtggactataaagtcgatcactgggtatgtaataaattatgcggagggatgtaagtgatgtagatgggatctatcccttctatatgacggaagcgatatctgtgggccccttgattagtaggacacaagaaagcatggtcatgcataaatgaatcaatatgaaatattgagttcatttgtttgggtgtgtctacttggagatcaagaaacacaaagattgataagaggatgacacggtctatgcctcattgatcaatctagatatcaaggatagaggggccaagtcatacatgatgatagccacggacaggttaggtcagatctcaactttctcatcacttgggtagcaatgatgcattgctagatgctactcattgtttatgtatcgcaaatgttgatttgggtacattgccaacgttacgagagcctataaggtcacacacaaagaacaagttgatatggagataggttcatgtgatgaatcaatggattaagtgtaatccgaatttgactcattgagttagactcaaagggatccaattgttgaATTGAGTCAAATTGCttgagaatcaatgggttggactcattggttgaacttgagttcaccatggaagttgaatggtcaaaattgaaccattggattgaatggttgattttgagccattagattagtagatgaaagggtggagactcttggtatatcatgggatggttataaatatcatttaGATGATAATTTTGACTAGATGAACAAGTGTTGAGACCcttggcattcttcttcttcctccttccccctCTTGGCAGAAATCACCATTGTGGTTGCTAGCATAACcttgtgatttcttctccatcttgctttgtttgtgagacaagcaaagacaaggcttattcatgtggataccatagaggtgcgaACACTTGAACACGCTGAGATCTGGATCTAGAGAAAAAGGttactgtcgggattgcgaagggcacgcaacaaaggtataatcctatcatgtagcttagtatagttttcagaaaatgtttcttcccttcgcatggatttgctggataagaggatctagtaatctttccgctgcatttccgcgtctttggcgcgctagatcccaacaacaCATATCTAATTATCTTATCATTTTCAATAACTTTATAGCTCTTGTGAAAACTTAACATTGTAGTGTCATAAAGTGTTTACGTTGTGATTTTAGAGGTGAATACACTTcgaataatttttcataattacttgcttctgatggtactattcatcaaacctcttATACAGATACTCCTGAATAGAATAGTGTGGCTGAATGAAAACATAGGCATCTTATTGAAACAGCCTGTTATTGTCTGCTTGTGTTCCTAGTACCTTTTGGGGGGAAATAATCCTTACTACTTCTCACGTGATTAATAGAATCTCAACCTCACACAATTTAAGCTTGTCACCTTTAAAAAAATTGTATGGGCATGCTCTTCTCTATTCCTCTTTGTGTGCTTTTAGTTGTACTTATTTTATCCTTCGTCCACATATCGAGCATAATAAATTAGTCTCTCGgtctgctctttgtgtctttttgGGTTATGGTGTTACTCAAAAAGGATATCATTGCTATCACAAAGTCAGATCTGCTTtgtattgatcctttcaatatcgACACTGAGGAAGTTTCACCCACGACTCCTACTAGTAGCTCAACTGAATCTTGTACTTTGGTTCTTGAGATTGTTGgatccccaaggttattttgatgtgataaacaagttaagttaggtcctgtggtgttttaaccctgtgtctaagtgtgcaggaacataggagcacagaaagtcaagcggaagacatggctaacgagaaggacggcacggggagagagccgacaggatcggtacgtccaagggacgagatgccgcggaagagtaccccggcaggtgagaaggaagcgtgcactgcttttgagggacgagaagccggagcggaagattgctcggggagcaagagacgcagctagcgagaaggtcggcacgagagAGAGCGGACGGGCTGtctgcgtccgagggacaaagagttgcgaatgagtacgctggcggacgagaaggaagcacatgacgatttcgagggacgagaagccccTTTGTATTTTTACaggtctattcaacccccttctagtcgaccaacacggtccaacaagtggtatcagagcaaggatgctcagaaggactaaccgtcgaatgaagcaacgagatgaccagagctaacatctacccaccaactttCGAGGTGGAGTTcgctttttggaagcgacgaatgcaggtttattttaaaactgactttaatATGTGTttaacaatgaaatatgattttgaaatgcccaaaagcaaagaaggagatgGACTTGAGAAGCATCAGTGGACTGACAAGCAATGTAACGAGgttatggcaaatggtaaggccgAGTCCAGTCTTTTGAGCGTACTACCTGCCaaggatctcgacagagtcggaaaatttaaaagcgcaaaagaactttgggaaaagttcttgaaactcTATGAAGAACCAGTCGAGGTCAAATCCAATTCCTTGATGGACATCAAGTCACTGTCAGAAGAGTCCGAGATCGAGGAAACTGCCGGAACAACCCTAACAGTCGAATTCCATCCCAAGGACACAGAAAACTCATcctagatgagcatcgatgaagggggagagtcttcagaagaaaacaactcaacagggggagaatcaaaagtcgacaaggtaataagtcaggtatgatcttcACCTCCTGACTAATTAATTAAGTCAATCAAAACGTTGCCGGaagatttttgtgaattagaaatgtTGTTGAAAGAtttttgtaaattagaaattatcttgtcgaaagaattttgcgaattaaaatctaaaaaattatttactaagaagagtgagttaaaagaaactcaagcaacagcttgtcgattaaagaatctcgacaaactaacaatagaaaataacatgataaatgaaagaatacaattttctgcatgctcaatattttctgcttcaaatttgaaaaattattatttgagaaattatgatagactaaaatgaaaatttagatatcataatgatattaaagaaatgacaataacttaagaataaatttttaaataaaaaaataataataataagttggTATTATTCTTTTTGCAAAGTGTTAAACTATGAAAATTTCGTTTGAGTTATTCCTTCCTAcagaagaatttttttaaaaaaatttttacttATCTAAAATGCAATTTGtgataaatcttgaaaatgcatgctctattttttttagaactcaaaaattgaattaaaaaaaactatcagaaaattattttggtttctatctttcaaagtattttatataaataatatacttTGCTTATTTCAAAGGATTAACCCTTAAATTTTTTCCTTGGAACCCcaatttttatatgatcaaaaggggagaaggtAATATTAAGTCTAGAGGGAAGtagcatcaaaattaaaattttgatcttTTTACACTTTCATTGCAAAATTTAATTACTTTCAATTTATGTtagttaccctagcttaacttggattgctcacataaataagggggagattgttggatccccaaggttattttgatgtgatcaacaagttaagttaggtcttatggtgttttaaccctgtgtctaagtgtgtaggaacttaggagcaaaggaagtcgagcggaagatgtggctagcgagaaggatggcacggggagagagccgacaggctcggtgtgtccgagggatgaggtgccgcggaagagtaccccgacaGATGAGAATGAAGCATgcgctggttccgagggacgagaagccgaagtggaagattgctcagggagcaagagacgcagctagcaagaaggtcagcacgggagagagccgacgggctctatgtgtccgagggacgaagagctgcggatgagtacgctggtggacgagaaggaagcacgcgacgattccgagggacgagaagccggagcggaagcctgctcgagaaggccggaagttgggttcgggtgagccctattccggatggccgagatcacccaagcgagcggaagacccagatcgaggcgaacggagccggagcaaaaCACTCGGGTTGAAAAAGTCAACGATATTGACTTTCCCCACCTGGGCGCCTCGGactgtccagggcgcccggaaccattccaagcgcccggaatgcTAATTCTATCCAGAATGATATGGACGCTCACCATTGcgtcggggataaagttttatcccctcctaggCACCTGGAACTCttctaggcaccccgaccaaggctataaatatagccttggtccagaagttagACAACAAATaagcaattagcatttccaacacttgtgcgcttcatttgtagtttagcttctttattttctgtgcttaaatgttgtaagagacttctccacttgaaggagatagttagtgcgcttcaactttcttggattaataacctctcctattgtaaccaagtaaaacctctttgcctcttctttcctattttatttgtttactttatttatgcaagtgtttatttgaaaaatcgagaaggattgttttttatttttacagggctattcaaccccccttctagccgccaACGTGGTCCAACAAAGATATCCACTCCACATGCTCCTCCTTTTGCCACTACCCAATCATCTCCTAAGGTTacggatgatccttctctccaccgtcgtcaatccactcgtattcataagtctactaaactgcaaaatttgcttactcttgttattctcattcttttgcttcatttgttgcatctattcattgtctttctgagcctatatcctatagagaagctgtttgtaactcactttggcagagtgctatggctgaggaactaactactttgcatcagactcatacatgaaatttggttccattgccaccaagaaaatatactattggtTCTTGTTGGGTATattatataagatcaaaactaaatctgatggatctatcaaGCGATACAAAGCTTGTCTTATTGCTAAAAGTTATTCTTAGGAGTATGACATAGATTATGAGAAAGTATTTGCTCCTGTTGTAAAAATGATAACTGTTCATACTCTGATTATTGTTGCTTCTGATAGatgatggagaatatctcagatggatgttaAGAAtgtatttctaaatggtgatcttcataaATTTTATTGACACCTCCTTCTGGTATTTCACACTAACCTGGTGAATTTTGCAGCTTCGTAAagcgctttatggtctcaaacaagcatttcgtgcttggtttgagaagttctctacaacgATTACTTTGCTTGGTTTTCATTCTAATAATCATGATTCAGTATTGTTTGTTAGATGTACAAGTGCAGGTcgtattcttttattattttatattgataacatgattattactggtgatgattttGATGGAATTACTTCCCTAAAGTTTGAGTTGGATCattattttgctatgaaagacttaggtATACTACGCTATTTTCTAggcattgaggttgcttattctTCGAAAGGTTATCTTTTACCCCAATTAAAGTATATATCTTATTTGTTTGAGCGcgctcgtcttactgataataaAGTCGTTGATACttctattgagactaatgctcgatattctccatttGATGGTTCACCTTTGTCGGATCCTAATTTGTACAAAattattgttggaagcttggtttatctcacaatgactcgTTCAGATATTgcatatgttgttcatgtggttagtcaatttgtcgaTGCACCAACTATAGTTCATTGGGTTgctgttcttcgtattctcatGTATCTTCGGAACACTCTatttcaaagccttttatttccttctacttcatctcttgaactgcatgcatactctgatgcagattgggctggtaATTTTACGGATCGTAAATCTACCACTAACTTCTACGTTTTTCTTTGTGATTCcttcatttcttggaagagtaagaagcaaGATATTATTTATAGATCTTCCACGAAAACTGAGTATCGTGTCATGGTCTCAACTAATTGTGAGATAGTTCGGTTGCATTGGTTACTTGTGAATATGagtatctctcttcatcaacatACTCCgctatattgtgataatcagagtgctattcaaattacacgtaattcaatttttcatgagcgaacgaaatatattgaaattgattgtcacattattcgTCATTATCTTCAAATTGGCATAATCACATTGCATTTTGTTCTTTCAAAACTATAgattgctgatatatttaccaagtcaCATTCTGCTTCTCGCTTTCGTTTCTTAtttgacaaactctcaatacttctagctgtagcatcgtgaatttgagaggaatgttagattatatatatttagagtTTGAGggaatgttagattatatatatttatttgttatagtttttagaataatttaatcactttttttttatatttagagtttaagatttttttaattaaattatataagaaTTTATACTCAATATTTCTAAatatcaattttaaatttaataatataactattttttttttcttaatttccaCTGTCATCTTTTATGCTCTTTCAAACCGCCCAATTTTCAGTTGTGCGTGCGTTGCGATTGGACATTAATCCGACGGAAGTAGACAAATTATAAGTCAAGAGAGAAAGTAACATATCCAGCAGATCATGGAGGATGCATGGAGGCAGAGGCAAGGATGCAGCTAGCTAGCAGAATACACTCACTCTCTCTGGCGCTGTGCGTAGCTTTGGCGAGAGTGGACGTCATGCATCAGCAGTAGTACTCGATGAATATTGAATGCATGCAGAGGACAGAGCTGTGCCAAGACTACTGCAGCGTCATGGAAGCATGCTACGCTGCAGAGTGCAGGCCAACGTCTCCAGTCGCAGATACCTCAAAGGGAAGAATTAACGCGACGCAGGCAGAAGCAGCAGAAGCAGTAGCAGCATCACGGAGATGAACAGTGGTTTAATTTACAGCTTTGTTTTCATGAAGTCATTCATGATCAGAGTGAGATTTATTTATAGATGAACCATCTCCTCGATCAAATTATTTGGTTACTACGTACGGAGCTCATTTTTTACTATAGGTTTGAAATTTTGAATATTGGAGCAATAGACAGCAACTCACATTGTCCTTTACCTCCTTTGCTTCCATGATCCAATTCtaaatgtgtatatatatatatcaagagcaagaacaagaaaAGTCTCCGATGCAACAGCTATACATCTCACATAAATGAATTGAATAATGTGATGTGGATGTATCAGAAACCATGTGAAACACACACACATACATAAATTAACTGGTAGACACATGATCAGCAGGCATGATTAGCAGCTAATGGTTTGATTTtcccctttttcttttcttttctttatatatgGGGAAAAAAATGGAGTCTTTGCTCAGTCTGTAAGCGTAACGGATGGCTCTGCTCTTCTCttcacctctctctctctctctctctctctctctctctctctctcactctctcaCCTGAAGTTAATTAGAAGACAAAACCAGCACTATTTCCCACCGAGATGGGCCAAACATTGTTGGTGCCAGATCGAAGCCATTAAAGAGTCCCATTCCCAACGATCCGAACTCAGGATCAGGTCATCAAGATTTGAATaggaaatttatatataatttccTCGCACAATTACACAGATTAATGAGAGAGTTAAAGCCCATAGACCTAACTAATTCTTACAATCAGCTAGCCCGCTAATGTCTAGGAATTGAAAAGATTGAAAAAGTTCCAGCAGTTAACCTAAAATCAAGTGAAAGAACTCCACCTCGATGAACAAACAAAACACCAACATAGAGATGgaggaaaaagagagagagagagagggggcaAAATGTTACTATATCGCTAGATTAATTAGTGTCGTTGATCAACGTTTTGCCGATGTTGCAGCATCCAGATCGAGCTAGCTCCTCTGTTCTACGTATCCTCCTGGCAGCCACATGAAAGAAATGAGATcatgaatttttaaagttaatttttggaTCGTAAAATGGGGAAACGGACCTGCATTGCTCTGTCGAGATTCGCATCTGCGTCCCCCGCGGCGCCTTCGCTTTTATCTATCTTCTTCAATGCGGAGCCACGCGACTTCTTGAGCCCGAGAAGCTCCTTCCACTTGATGGACGCGCCCTTCGGCGGCCGCTCCCTGCCGTATCCGGCGGCGGCAGCAGCGCCGGAGTCATCTTTTTCCCGGAGCTCGTCGCGGAGGGTGGTGAGGCCGCCGCGGCCGCTTGAGCCGGCCGCGTAGGGGTCCCTGAGAGGCAGCAACCTGCCCTTGGAGAAGAGCTGGTCGGCTGTGATCATCGGGTGGCTGCCGACCAAGAACTCGAAGTTGGGGTCCGGCGGCGAGCCGGAGGGGGCGCGCGCCGTCGGCACCTCCATCAGGAAGTCGCTAGAGAAGGAGATGCGGGGGCTGGCCATGGGCGGGCCGGAAGGTGCGCCTCCACCGCAGAGATTCTGGTGATCCGGGTTGAACATGTGTCGTGAATATTATTGCATGTCATCCATCACAGCACGGCTCTCTCTCGCCTTTGCTTGCCTTTTTATCTTCTCGTGAGATATTTAAAAACATATACCAGTCCAGTCCAGTCCCAGTCCAGTCCGCCCCAAAAAATATATGAATACGTACAAAGAAGAGAGATGTACTTCGAGGGATCTGTCTGTGACTATTTAGGACGCAGTAGATGTCTCTCTGTATGCAGTTGTCTCAAATTAATAATTGCGTCGCAGAATTCATTAATGCATGCATGGGCTGCAGTGTAAAATTGTCTAGCAATAGCACCTAGATATATGTATATACAAAAAATATATACAGAGATGTATGTATGATCGGATCTAAGAATCAAAAGTGTATTTATGCATGCAGTGAGAAGATGTATGTTGTTTTACCATGCATTAATTGGAGCAGGACTTATGTTTTGTACACTTAAAGCTGTCCATCTTTACTTCCATACATGTACTCTCATTCCTCTTTGAAATTAGTTGTAGAGGATCTTTTCTTTCTTGGAAAAAGAGAGTTGCCTAATCTCCGTCGAGTGCGAGTGCTAGTCCGAATCTTTATGTACGCCATGCCAAAGCATATTTTTCGGTCATCAATTCCTGCCGTTTAAAAGAGAAAACAGGAAAAGTTTAGGGGAAACAAACGATACTAATGAATGAGAGAGAGAAGAAcagaagacgacgatgacgacgacgacgacgcttGTTTGGTGGTTGTGGAAATGAAGTCGAGCATGAAAACAGTGGCCTGGCGCTCAATTTGTCAAAGCTCCTGGAGACGGAAAGAGTGAAAGCGAATGGAGTGAGGATTGACTGGTCAAAATAAGAGAAGAGCTTTGATTGATGGGATATCTCCCATCCATCCATCTATCTCCTTCACCCTCTGTTCTTCTTCCCTCATCTGGCTCAGCCTCAGCCTGAGGCTCAGACAGCAGATATGGTGGGTGTGGTGCATTGCGATGCGTTGACTGGTCAGGCAGGGACAGGAGAGGGGGTTGTTTGCTAATGGGGAACGCGTGAGCTGGCCATGCCGACAAGTTGATAAGGCCACGTGATCCGGAAGAGATCTCTCGCTTTGTTTCCTTCCGATTCAATAGAATCTAACAATAAAACACTCTCGTCGGCCTTCGTCTAGGCCAGCCCCTCCTTCTGTGAATGTGTGTGTTTTTCTCTGTTTCTGTTTGATTCCGAAAACGGCAATGGCCCTCCTTCTGTTTCAAATTGCTTGCTGCTATTAATTCGAATCAGAAAGACAGGAGGACCATATCAAATCAACTAATATCTAGTGAAATATATAATTATTTCTTGTTGTTTTTTTGGCTGCGCTGTTAGCTTCAACCCGGCGCCCATAGCTCATGGCTAGCTGATGGGATACCCATCCACTCCTGCGAAAGACACGTTAAATGGCATTGATTGCCCTCCCTTCGCCTCGCCAGGCATTGAATTGTGTAACACACCATACGCCACAACGCAAACAAGATTTCAAAATAACAGAGCTGGCAATTGTACTCGCACCAAAAGTTTCAGATACCGCTCA
Coding sequences within it:
- the LOC122016579 gene encoding uncharacterized protein LOC122016579, which produces MFNPDHQNLCGGGAPSGPPMASPRISFSSDFLMEVPTARAPSGSPPDPNFEFLVGSHPMITADQLFSKGRLLPLRDPYAAGSSGRGGLTTLRDELREKDDSGAAAAAGYGRERPPKGASIKWKELLGLKKSRGSALKKIDKSEGAAGDADANLDRAMQEDT